The Cellulomonas fulva genome includes a window with the following:
- the ruvC gene encoding crossover junction endodeoxyribonuclease RuvC: MRVMGVDPGLTRCGLGVVDGLPGRRARLVDVGVATSAPGLDVDQRLLVIERSIEEWLEEHAPDAVAVERVFAQHNLRTVMGTAQVAGLAMVAAARRRIPVALHTPSEVKAAVTGSGRADKAQVQTMVARLLRLEDLPRPADAADALALAICHLWRPAGALGAPQRPASSMTAAQRAWAAAEQAARR; encoded by the coding sequence ATGCGCGTGATGGGAGTCGACCCGGGCCTGACCCGGTGCGGGCTGGGTGTCGTCGACGGCCTGCCCGGTCGGCGAGCGCGCCTGGTCGACGTCGGGGTCGCGACCTCGGCGCCCGGGCTCGACGTGGACCAGCGCCTGCTCGTGATCGAGCGCAGCATCGAGGAGTGGCTCGAGGAGCACGCGCCGGACGCGGTCGCGGTGGAGCGGGTCTTCGCGCAGCACAACCTGCGCACGGTGATGGGCACCGCGCAGGTCGCGGGCCTCGCGATGGTGGCCGCCGCGCGTCGTCGGATCCCGGTCGCGCTGCACACGCCGTCCGAGGTGAAGGCGGCCGTGACGGGCAGCGGGCGCGCGGACAAGGCGCAGGTGCAGACCATGGTCGCGCGGCTGCTCCGGCTGGAGGACCTGCCGCGGCCGGCCGACGCGGCCGACGCCCTGGCGCTCGCGATCTGCCACCTGTGGCGGCCGGCGGGCGCGCTCGGCGCGCCGCAGCGACCGGCCTCGTCGATGACGGCGGCCCAGCGCGCGTGGGCGGCTGCGGAGCAGGCCGCGCGCCGGTGA